Sequence from the Gloeocapsopsis dulcis genome:
CATCAGCACCTTGTTTCATGCCCCAATGACGGTCAAATTCTTCACCTTTTGTCGAACACATAATAACTCGAACATTTTGAGTTTTTGGATCAGTTTTTAACTTACGGCAAAGTTCATAACCATTCATTCTTGGCATGACAACATCAAGTACTACGATTGATGGACAGGATACTTGAATCTGCTCTAAAGCTTCAACTCCATCATGGGCTACAGTAACTTGTAAACCACTTTTTTGTAAGAGTTGTATAATAATTTCTCTTTGTGTGGGGCTATCTTCCACAACTAGAACTGTTGCCATATTTGTTAACTTATCCCCTGTATAAAATTTGGTCTTTCAGGAATTAACTACTGTTTAATATTTCTAGATATAAATTGGCTTTTCATGTTTTAACGTTACATATACACTTTAAAATAAATTCATTTTGTAAATTCAAAAAAAATTGATATTCTGTTACCGAAATTCCTTAACTACAAAACTAAGTTAACGCTAACTAAGTAAGTAACCAAGCGAGAATTTACTGATTGCTTTAATACGCTCAGAATTTGAAATTCCCTCCTTTCAGTAAATACACGGTGGTAGCTCATAGAAAGTTATGATAATGCTAGTAATTAAAGACTATTTGCTAACCAAAGTAATTTATATTGGCTTTGATATAAGGTTAATTTATAATTGAATTAGTAAGTTGAACTACTTAAAAAATGTACTAGATATGATTAGCTTAAACAAGTAATTAACATTTGTTACTAATTAAGTACCTCCATAATAAAAAGGCAAGCTTGCTTATATGAATTGACATTATGCAGGTGATATTTTCAACAACTTGAATTTTGATAAAAAATGCTTTTGTCAGCATCATTATTTGAAATAATTAATGCATTTATATAACTTAAGAGGACGATCAGCGTGCTGTATTTAGCAGAAGTTCAAAAGCAAAAAAGTGGGTTTATGGGTGCTGGAAAGGTTGAAATTAAATTACTAGCCTTTCAGCGAAGCGATCAAAGTTGGAATCCTGTGCCAGGAGAAGAAGTTATTCCTGTTGAAGAAGCTAGTAATTTTGCTACAGGAGCATTAGTGTTGGCTGATATAAATGCAAATCGACAAGTGCAACGCCTTCAAGAAGCAGGACGTCCCTTAGTTAATATTTTGCAAAATTTCTCTCGCTTACTCGAAAGATTTAAGCGTCAGGAGGAAGAGATTGAGCAATGGAAGCAATCTTTGACTTATCAAAGTCAGGAAATGAACCGTCGCAACATGGAAATGGAAGCACGTTTGGAACAACTGCAGCAAATGGAGGCAGAGTTTAAGCAATTAGAAGCAAGTCACCAGAAACTAAAAACTAGGCAAGAAGAAGCAGAAATATTGCGCCAGAAAATTGAATCTAGCCGCCACAGCTTAGCTAAAGCCTGGGAGGAGTTAGAAAGGGAAAAGCACCGCTTGGCAAAATTACAGTATTCAGGATTAAATGAATTTCAAATAGATCAAATTCAGCAATTGATAGAACAGTTGTCTAATAGTGTTTTACCTAAATCATTACAAGAAAAAATTGCTATTTTATTAGATAATATTACGAATGAACAAAACTTATTGAGTCAGCATTGGCAGCAAGTAGAACAGCAGCAAACTTCTGCAGGTCAACAGCAACAAGAATTTGAAAACATAGCCCAAGCATGGCAAGAAACTTTTGCAGAATGGCAACAAATTCAACAACAATTAGAGCAGACAAGCTCTGAGTTAAAAGCACAAACTGTGGTTTTTAATTACAAGCAAGAATACACTCAATTGTTGAAGCTACAGTTACAAAAACATAGTCAATTACAGCAAGCAATATCTCAAATGTCTGAAAGTAGTATTCAGCTTGATGTTAGCAATCAAGTAAATGCAACTGAGTTAGAAAAAATGCCATTAGAGCAATTGCAACAGCTTGTACATGATTTGCAAGAAGACTTAACTAAGAATTCTCAGTTTGTGAACGATCAAGAGGAAGAACTAAAATTTCAAAAGCAAACTGTAGAAGAATTGCAAGCAAAACTGAATGATGCTGAATCTTCAGAAAGAGTACAAATAGAAACAGAATTAGCTGAAGAATACGATCGCTATCAAATGCTGAACGAAACTTTAGTTGGACAACGCCAAAATCTCCGAGTACGTAGGGCAGTTTTGCAGCAGCATCTACACATTTTATGGCGTCAGCAAGGTGTCAATTATTTTATGGCGACTGATGAACCAAGCGTAGATTTAAAGCCTGTACTAGCACAACTTGAGGTACATAAGGAACAAAAAGTTGAGGAACTACAAAAACTAGAACAAGAGCTTGCACAGTTACAATCGAGTATTGAACATCTACAAAGCTTAGTTGATACTCAAACTCAGCTCCGAAATTCAAAACAGCAAGAATGGCAAAATTTAGAGCAGAATCTACATTCCTTACAAGCATCTGTAGCAGAAGCTTGGGGAAGAGTGAATTTGTCACAAGAAATATTACAACCAATACAAGAAAATTGGAACTCGCTGCAGCAACCATTAGAAGAGATCGCTGCTACTCTTAATAACAGTGATGAGCATCAGACAATTGCACACCTTCGTCAAGCCTTACAAAGTCTCGTGCCTTAAATTGAAACGGCAGTGCCTTAAAAATTTAAGGTGTTAGATTTCTGTGAATCCACAACCCGCCATTTTTTACTTGGGCGATCGCTCCTCCAGGTAAAGGATCGCTTTGGGAACCGTTAGAGGCTGCAATCAAAGCAACAACTTTTTCGATGTGCTCAAAGCTAGCAGCACTTTGCAGCGTTTGTTGCAAAACTCGGCGGATGACGCGACGTTGTAGCGCTAGTGGTGCGGTACGTAAGACAAGACAATTGAGCTGAATAGTTGCTTCATTGGTCGTTACTGTTGCGTTTTGCTGGAGTTGTTGAGCTACTGATTCGAGGTATTCTACCTCTGCTTGTAAAATTTCTGCCGTCTGAGCTAAATTTTGCTCGACTTTAGGGTTGAATTGATACAAATACGGTAGCAATTCTTGACGAATTCGATTCCGTGCATATTTGAGATCTTGGTTAGTTGAATCTTCCCAAACTTTAAGTTGCATCTCCTGACAAAATGTAGCAGTTTCAGTTCGCGTTACTTCTAATAAAGGACGAACTAAGATGATTTCTGCTGTCAGTGGACGATGCCATGTGAGTGCTTGCAAGCCATCAGCACCGCTACCACGAATTAAATTATAAAGTAGCGTTTCGGCGCGATCGCTTGCTGTATGCCCTGTGACAACATGGTTATAGTTGTTTTCTTGTGCGATCACGCTCAAGGTTTGATAGCGCCATTCTCTAGCTGCTGCTTCACTGTGTAATCCGCGCTCAGTAGTTTTGCTGTAGAACGGTATATTCCACAATTGCGCCAACTGAGATACATAAGTTGCATTTGCTGCTGCATCACTACGCCATTGATGGTTACAGTGTGCAATACCTAACTGCCATTCCCATTTAGGTTGTAAGTCTAGAAGTAATTTAGCTAAGCATAGGGAATCTTGCCCTCCTGATACAGCAACAAGTATCCGTTGGTGGCGTGGCAAAAGACAACGCGATCGCAATATCCGATGTACTCTCGCGTGTAATAAACTCCAATCTGAGCATTTAGCCATCAATACAAAGCACAATCAGCTAAGAGCCACACCTAGAAAAACCAACCGTAAGAATGTAGACCTTTACCCAAGAGATTAACACCGAGATAGCAAACCCAAACGACAATAAAGCCAGTAGCAGCTAAAATTGCTGGGCGGCGTCCTTGCCAACCACGAGTAATCCGTGCATGAAGATAAGCTGCGAAGACTAGCCATGTAATCAGCGCCCATGTTTCTTTGGGGTCCCAACTCCAGTAAGAACCCCAAGCTTCGTTAGCCCAAACTGCACCAGCAATGATGCCAATTGTCAGCAGCGGAAATCCTAAACCAATGACGCGGTAACTAATATTATCAAGAGTTTCTGCTAAACTGAGACGCTGAGGTGAGAGGGGTTCAGCATTGACAGGATTTGGGGTTTGAACTGTTGACACTGCCTCGATAACTGCGGTGCTGCTGCCATTACTTTGAAAAGCTGCAACATTGTTATCTAAACTAACTTTCTCAATTGGCGTGACTTCGCCTGCTTTGTGCAAAACGTAGCCATTGTTGCGATAACCACCTGTCCCAATCGAACTACCTTGAAGGATAATTTGACCGCGAGTGACAATAAGAAACGCTATAGCAAGGAGAGAGCCTACCATTAAGGCTGCATAGCTAAGCATCATCACACTAACATGCATCATTAACCAATTAGACTTGAGCGCTGGTACCAAAGGCGCAGATGACTGCATATCGTTTGGTAGTGTAAGTGCTGCAAAGGCAGTAATTCCCATTGCTACTGGCGTTGTTACAACACCGACTAAACGACTGCGAGTATTATTTTCGGCAATCAAATGAACTGCTGTAATGCCCCATGTGAGAAAAAATAAAGATTCGTATAAATTACTGATGGGGAAGTAACCCGCTTCTAACCATCTTGCGCCTAGTAACGTCGCAATACACAAGTTAGCGATCGCCATCCCAGTTGTTCCTAAAGCTGGAAGATAGCTTAGTCGTGGAAATGCTGCTCCTATCCAATAGATCAACATTGTTACAAACAGAATTGCAAAGGAAGCATTATCTAACCAATTTTGTAGTAAAACGAGATTCATAACGTTTTTCGTGTTCTCTCAATCTTTTATAGAGTAGGACGCCTAGCGACTAAAGTCGCGGCTTAAATAAAGCCATTAGCTATTAGCTGTTAGCGCTTAGCCAATTGCCAATTGTTAAATGCTAATTGCTTTCACAGGTTTTGTTTGTGTAGCTGCCGTTTTAACCGCTAATTGTGTCTATCTTGATCCTATCTGGTAACGTAGCTTACTTTTTTATCATGACCGAGTAAATTTGATACGTAGCTATTGGCTCGTTGTTAGAGTCTTTTCTCTGCTTTCTCTAGAACCTTGGATCTGAGGCTTTTCTTATTCTACTTTTTCTAAGGAGACAAAAATATCGTAGCGAATGCTGCGCTCATCACTAACTGCCGCAGTTCCTCCTATTGAGCGTGTTACTTCTAGCAGAATGTTTTGTCCAGGAAGTAACTGCGGTAAAGGTAAAGCCTTGACAGTAGGATTGACGTCTAGGAAAAACTGACTGTTGTTGGGATTAAGTCTAGGAACTGTATTTTGAAATTGCGTTGTACTTGCTAAGTTTTTTGTAGGTTGTGGTAGCAGACGCTCAACAATGGGAGCACCTAACGTGATAAAAGCAACATTGTTGTCTAACCAACCACGAGTAGCTGTGAGGGTACCAAAGGGTGCGATCCAATTAGTTACTGTGTTGTTAGCTAGCTGTGTTTCTTGAGTTTTGAATTGATAGCGACTTTGCAGTACTTGCTCTAGCTGTTGAAACGATTTGTTTGCTGCTGTGCGATCGCTTGTCTCAATCATCAATACCAATGAAAGCATAAAATCTTGTTGCGCTTGTGTAGATGCAGGGACTATCGCCAAGGAAAACTCACTGTTCATCCAGCTTAGTAAATCCCGATCTAAATCTAAACCTGTCAATGATTTGAAGCCTGCACGTAAATTTTCTGGTGGAAATGGCGTTAAGGGATTTGACTGTGATGATATGACATAGTCTTGCCACAGTTGTTGTAAATTACCACCAGAGAGCATCATGAAAGTTTCAGATGGTAAACGTTGTTGCATCTGACCTGCGCTATTTTCTACGCGATGCACGCGCTGGCTATTTGGGTTTAACCAGGAAATGCTTCTAAAACTCAATCCCTCCGGTTCTATGGTAATTGAACTAGCTAGTCCTTGATTTTCTTTGAGGCGGGCTAAACCTTGGGGAATTGCACTTTGCGCTGGATTAGTTTGAGCGACTCTCGCTGCAATTGGCACATTGAGATACACTTGGGCAAAACGATTTGGCTGAGCAATTTTACTGATCGCTGTTGTATAGCCTGGTATCTTTGCTAGAGATAACCCATTGTGATAAGTATCAATTGCTTTTTCAGTTACTTGAGGATTATCGCTGACAACAACAAAGCGTTGATCGAGAACGGCAGCTGAATAATTTGTGCCTGTTGTACCTTGCGTTTCTTGAATTTGAGTTCCTTTGTAGTCACGCGAGATCCACTTTTGAGTTTGGGGTTTTGATGTTTCCCAGACTTGCTGTGCCGCTACTTGATCGGCAATTGGTAGCACCATCAGCAGTGCTTGGTTTTGATTTGTTAGTGTGGGGTTAGTTGTAGTATTGTTGAGAGTTTCAGGTGGCAAAAAAGCAATTGTTGCTTCTTGACCAATCCAGGGTTGAATGTCTTGCTGGTAATTGTAGCCGTAGGCAGTTAGAAAGCGATCGCGCCACTGCAGAAAATTCTTTTCTAGTTCGGCTTGCGTTTGCACTGTGCCAAATTGACGCAATTGTTGCCACTGATTTTCATCTGTAGATACAGATATTGTTAGTAACGCCTCTTGCGGGACAATGTTTGCTCCTACGGGTATCTCTGCTAGTCTATTTTGTTGAGTGACTACCCAATAAGTCACTACGCCGACGCCAACTAAGCAGCTAGTAATAATAACAGCGGGTAAAACGCGATTGTTTTTTTTTGGCATAGCTGAAAAAGAAAAATAATTTTGTGCTATTGATTTCCGTAAGTGAGACTATTTGACGATAAGCGAATAGCCTCTATGATATTTTTTTTATTTAACCAACTAATCAATGCTTAAGCTCCCGCTGTATAATGCCTAGCCTGGCAAAATTTAAACCCGATTAATTCTAACTATTTTCATTTGTATTCGTTCTATCAATTAGATCCAACCTTTACTTAAACTTTACTTAACCTAAGTCTGCCAAGTTATTTATGGTGGCTAAACTTACTGAGCGTAAAAAAATCAGTATACCTATATAGGTTAAATCTAAATGGTGACACTGAGCGTGAGGTAAATTAGAGTTCACTACTGAAGTAACAATATTGAGATGTATCAGCTCTTATGCAGGCAGAAGTGAGTTAAGCAGTTACTGATAGTTTGTCACCTTTCTGTGGCGACGTTTCTTATCAACAACCTGCGAGTATTTTTCGACTTTTCTCTAAAACTTTGTGTTGAATTTGTTGCAAATTGCCAAGAACCATATGCCGTTACAAATTTCTAAGTCAAAAGCCTTTATTGCACCTTTAGCTACTTTAGCTTTAGGTCTAGCTGCCTGTGGACAACAAACCACCACTCCTGGTACAGGTACAAGTCCTGCAGCACAACAAGGTCCTAGTGCCAACATTAGTGGTGCTGGAGCTACTTTTCCTGCGCCTTTGTATCAGCGATGGTTCACAGAATATAACAGAAATGTCAATCAAGGCGTACAAGTCAGTTATCAATCCGTTGGAAGTGGTGCTGGTCTAGAACAGTACATTAACGGAACTGTAGATTTTGGTGCAAGTGATGCACCAATTCAAGGCGATCGCCTTGCGTCTTTCAAGCAAAAGTATAATGCCGATCCGATTCAAGTACCTATGGCTGCAGGTGCTGTACCCTTGGCATACAACTTGCCAGAAATTGAAGGACAAGAATTGCGACTTCCCCGTGAAGCTTACTGTGGCATCGTTACAGGTCAAGTAACTCGGTGGAACGATCCTTCAATTGCTCAAGCTAACCCCGACTTAAACTTACCAGATAGAGCAATTACCTTCGCTCATCGTTCAGATGGTAGTGGTACTACGTTCATTTTTGTCAATCACGTTGATACAGCGTGTCCAAACTGGCAAGCTGGAGTTGGGACTTCGGTTAACTGGCCTACAGGCGTTGGCGCTCAAGGTAATGAAGGTGTAGCTGCGCAAATCCAGCAAAATGAGGGTACAATCGGCTACATCGAGTACGCCTATGCCAAGCTGAATGAAATTCCTACTGCTTTGCTAGAAAATGCTTCAGGGGAATTTGTCGGACCAACACCTGAATCGGCTAGTGCTGTTTTTGATGGAGAAGAAATTCCAGAAGACTTTGCGTTACTTGTCCCAGATTCAGACAATCCAGCAGCATTCCCTATTGCTGGTTTGACTTGGATATTGGTGTATCCTACTTATGAAGATGCCAATAAGTGGCAAGCAATGCGGAATGTATTTGAGTGGTCGTTGACGGAAGGTAGACCCATTACAGAAGAGTTGGGTTATATTCCTATGCCCGACAGCATTGTACAGCGCATTCGTCAAGTCTTTGATGAAAGAGTTCAAGCTGGATAACTAGTTAAAGAGATGGCTAGCAGCAGGTGGCTGTTGCTAGCTACAAAACTTTTGTTGTAAGCAAGCACAGGTTATTAAGAAGGGAAATCATGAGTGCGGTAACTGGAGAACAACCACGGCAAAAATGGCGAGGACTAGAAAGGCGAAATGATGTAGTAAACACCCTTGATCGAATTTTTTTCTGGTTGGTAGTGTTAGGGGCAGTGGCAGTAGGTGCAGTTCTTTTATGGATTGGCGTACAGATTGCTATTAGTGCTTGGCCCGCAATTCAGACTTTCGGTCTACAATTTTTAGTATCAACAACTTGGGACCCCGTCCAAAATATCTACGGTGCGCTGCCACAGATTTATGGGACAATTGTTACATCTATAATCGCCCTTGTGATTGCGATTCCTGTAGGAGTTGGTGTCGCAGTTTTCTTGAGTGAAGATTTCATTCCTAACTCTATTCGGACTCCCATTGCCTTAGCAATTGAATTGATTGCTGCTATTCCGAGTGTGGTAATCGGGTTGTGGGGCATTTTTGTATTTATTCCGTTTATCCGCCCTTTCTATACCTTCCTGTACGAAAACTTTGGCTGGATTCCCTTGTTTAGCACAGTACCTAGGGGTAACAGTTTGCTAACGTTGGGTATTGTCTTGGCAGTGATGATTTCACCCACAATCATTGCAATTTCTCGTGGTAGCCTAATCGCATTACCCCGCGATCTCCGTCAAGGTGCGCTTGCTTTAGGTGCAACTCGCTGGGAAACAATCTTACGAGTTTTAATTCCGGCTGCTTTCTCTGGTATCGTTGGCTCGATTATGCTTGCCTTGGGTCGGGCAATGGGTGAAACAATGGCAGCAGCAATGCTTGTCGGTAACGCAAACCAAATTACTACATCACTACTGGCTCCAGGCGCTACTATCGCCTCCATTATTGCGGCTCAATTCGGAGAAGCGGGTCGTGACCAAGTTGCGGCTTTACTATACTCTGGCTTAATTTTAATGATTTTGACGCTGATTGTGAATATATTGGCGGAAATCATTATTCAAAAATTCCAGAATGTGGAGTAAGTGATTCGATTTAAGCACGAGGATTATAAAGGATATGGCAACCGCTGAAGGCAAATTTTCTGATAGCAGAAGACCACAAATTAATTTAACCCGCTCTGCGCGAACGCCTTGGCGGAATTCTTTCGATACTTTCATGACGATCTTGACTGGCGCTTTTACGATACTGATATTAATTCCTCTAGTTGCCATTGTTTGGGACGTAGCTAGAGAAGGTATCGGTCAGTTAGGCATACAATCTTTTACAGAGTTACCTCCACCACCAGGTTTGACTGAAGGTGGTTTTGGTAACGCGATTATTGGCACTCTTATTACTCTAGGAATTGGTGCCGCCTTTAGTGTACCGTTAGGAATTTTGGCTGCTGTCTATCTCTCCGAATTCGGGCGGGGTACTAAGCTAGCTTATGTGGTCAAGTTTGCAACAAACGTCTTAGCTGGAGTTCCAGCAATCTTGGCTGGTCTATTTGCTTATACTGTTGTAGTCTTGACAACTGGTACATTTTCTGCATTTGCCGGAGGTGTAGCAATCTCAGTTGTGATGGTACCGATTGTGCTACGTGCTACAGAAGAAGGATTATTACTTGTCCCGCAAGAAATACGGCAAGCTGCTGTTGGAATTGGAGCAACAAAGTTTCAAACTATCTCCCGCATTGTTATTCCAGCAGCTTTGCCCTCTATTGCTACCGCAGTCACATTATCTTTAGCGCGCGCAGGTGGAGAAGCAGCACCTTTACTATTCACAGCATTGAACAATAACTTTTGGTCAACAGATGTCTGGGCACCAATTGCAACATTACCAGTTCTCATCTATTTCTACGCTATTATTCCGTTCAAAGCACAGCAGGACCTTGCGTGGACAGCAGCTTTAGTCTTATTAGGAATAATCTTGACTTTCAGTATTTCTTCGCGCTTACTAACGCGGCAGAGATTCCAGTAGTCATATCTTGGCTAAATGTTGAAGGCAAAATTAGGAAATATAATCTTTACTAGATCCATAGAACCATGAATCCTAACACTGTTAATACACCAAATTCTAGAAGTACTAATACAACGCAAGAAGCGATTTTACGTACTGAAAATGTTTCTGTAACTTATGGTTCTTTCCAAGCATTACGCGGTGTCACCTTAGACATTCTCAAAAATCAAGTAACAGCTTTTATTGGACCTTCAGGTTGTGGTAAGAGTACGCTACTGAGATGCTTCAATCGCCTTAATGACCTTATTCCTGGTACGAAAGTCGGTGGAAAAGTGACTTATCAAGGCGCTGACATCTATGCAGATAAAGTAGATCCAGTACAAGTACGGCGCAGGATTGGAATGGTGTTTCAAAAACCAAATCCTTTTCCTAAATCGATCTACGATAACATTGCTTTTGGCGCGAAAATTAACGGCTACAAGAAAAGCGAAATGGATGAAATTGTCGAGCGCTCGCTGCGTCAAGCTGGATTATGGGAGGAAGTTAAAGATAAACTGAAAGAAAGTGGTTTATCGTTATCTGGTGGTCAGCAACAGCGTCTATGTATCGCACGGACAGTTGCAATTGAACCTGATGTTGTTTTGATGGATGAACCCGCTTCGGCACTTGACCCACTCTCTACTAGAAAAGTAGAAGAACTCATTCAAGAACTAAAAGAACATTACACAATCATTATTGTTACCCACAATATGCAGCAGGCTACGCGGGTAGCTGATATGACAGCATTTTTTAATGCAGAAGCCGAAGAAGGCGGAAAACGCTTTGGCTATTTGGTTGAGTACGATAGAACGGAAGCAATCTTCAATAACCCCAGAGAAGAGTATACGCGTCAGTACGTTAGCGGTAGGTTTGGTTAACACAACAAGGCTGTAACACCTTACCTAGAACCTACTTATTTGGCTGTAGCAAGGTTTCTTGTAGGTTTCATAATTTTGGCAAGAATGCGATCGCGTCTTGCTAGATAAATTGAAAACAATCTGTTTGCAATAGTTAACTGTTGATGAGATTTATTTCCAACATCACCATCCGACTTCTAGGGTATTAGTAGATAATGAGATGAATCAAGCAAACAAGTACATTTTTTATGTATGATTGCTGCTTGAACGCCCAATATCCATCATCTACTATCCTGATGCATGTGAAGAAAATAGCGGCTGTTCCCCATCGAATCTTATGGTCTTTAGTTGGGTTACTTCTAACTATTGGCGGTACTTTTATCGAAGCACATTTTGCGAGTGCACCTTGGAGTTGGAACCAATATGGCGTTCAGACAACTTCTCTAGGAGTAACGTATCAAATTGGAGCAGTACTGCTTGTAGGTTGTTTGGGAGGTAAAACGGCTGGAGCGCTTTCTCAAATTGCTTACGTAGTGCTTGGCTTAACTTGGCTACCAGTATTTTATCAAGGTGGCGGAATGAGTTACCTGAGCCAGCCTTATTTTGGCTACTTACTCGGCTTTATTCTAGGAGCCTGGGTATGTGGTTTTCTGGCTTTTCAAAGCTCAACTAAACTAGAATCACTTGCTTTTAGTTGTTTGTGTGGTTTACTGACTATTCATTTGTCTGGTTTGGTTTATCTTCTTTTAAACTATGTTGTCGGTTCAAGATTAATACAAACAACTCTTTTAGAAGCTGTATTAAGCTACTCTGTGTATCCGCTCCCAGGACATCTTGTTATTGCTTGTACAGTAGCGGTTTTATCTTATTGCCTGCGATACGTTATGCTGTACTAGCTACTTTTTTGAGTAAATCACTATTTTTTCTAGGTTTTAGAGTAAACCTAAAACCTCAGCTTTTCAATTCCCATGCGTGTAAAAAATCGTCTTTTTTGGATTATTGCTGTAATTAGTCTAGTTGTAGATCAATTAACTAAGTTTTGGGTAGTACAAAATTTTTATTTATCAGAGACACAACCCATAATTAATGGGGTATTTCATCTTACCTATGTAACAAATACTGGCGCAGCTTTTAGTTTATTAAGTGGTAAGGTTGAGTGGCTACGCTGGCTTTCTTTGGCTGTAAGTTTAGGATTGATGGCATTAGCCTGGTTTGGAGGAGCTATGCTGACTCTTGAACAACTAGGCTATGGATTAATTTTAGGAGGTGCGCTGGGCAACGGTATTGATCGTTTTGTTGCTGGAAGCGTTGTTGACTTCTTAGATTTCCGTCTTATTCAGTTTCCGATTTTTAACTTTGCTGATATATCGATTAATCTTGGCATTATTTGTTTACTCATTGCCACGTTTGCCCAACCAAAAAACACGACTCGTACCCGATAAAAATAAGGGGATCTGTTGATTAGATCCCCTTAAAGTTCTTACTTTTTGAGTCAGTTACTCATTATCAGTTCGTTACTAAGGTGTAACACCTTCAGTAGGGCTTGTCGGTGCAGTGCTGTCCATTCCTGGTGCAGGCATCATCATGCCATCTGGACTAGCTGGAGCACCAGGAGTTGGTGCTATGCCGCCAGGAGGGGTCATCATGTCCATACCAGGTGCTGGTGCTATGCCACCAGGAGGGGTCATCATGTCCATACCAGGTGCTGTTGTATCTGGAGATGTAGCATCTGGAGCAGGAGCATTTACTGGGCTTTCAGGAGTTACTCTTGTACCACCTCCAGTAGGGCTTTCAGGGGGGAGTGTTGTGCCCTCAGCAGGTCCTCCTGGCGGAGTCACGGTGTCTGGAGCTATTGTACCATCTGGTCCTGGCAGTGGTGTTACTGGTGGCGCTGTGGGGTCTAATGGAGTCGTTGCATCAGGAATGGGAGTTGTTACACCAGGAGTTGTCGGAGTTGTTGCATCAGGCGCAACTGTTCCTGTAGGTGCAGGATCTGTTACGGGTGTACCACCTTCACAACGAGAGTTAAGGGGAAAACGCTCACATAAAATTTCTAAACCTTGCGGTGAAAGCTCAATTTCTGGAGTTTCACTAGTTTGCTCTTGAGCTACAGCATTACTAGTTAATGCCAGAGTCAAAGCAGTACCAAATAAACCTATGTATCTCTTTTTCACACCACTTAACCTCAACACGTTTTTTGGATCATTTAATCAGAGGAAAATATATCAAAAATCTACCCTAATGAGGATATTTATGAGTTTTTTGTATGTATGTAATGGTGCTTGATAAGAAGAAATGCTGCTACAACGATAGTTTCAGGAAACAGATAAGATTGTTTTATTGTCTTAATAAGATTACAGAATACATCAGCGATCGCTATAACAATAAATTACTTTAAGGCAAAATATCAAGATAGAGACAGCATACCTAAAATTTCCTTTACTCCTTCACAAGAGCAAGTAAAAAGATAGAAAATCGAGCCTTTCTCCTTTCCTTGATGTTTTTC
This genomic interval carries:
- the pstC gene encoding phosphate ABC transporter permease subunit PstC, giving the protein MSAVTGEQPRQKWRGLERRNDVVNTLDRIFFWLVVLGAVAVGAVLLWIGVQIAISAWPAIQTFGLQFLVSTTWDPVQNIYGALPQIYGTIVTSIIALVIAIPVGVGVAVFLSEDFIPNSIRTPIALAIELIAAIPSVVIGLWGIFVFIPFIRPFYTFLYENFGWIPLFSTVPRGNSLLTLGIVLAVMISPTIIAISRGSLIALPRDLRQGALALGATRWETILRVLIPAAFSGIVGSIMLALGRAMGETMAAAMLVGNANQITTSLLAPGATIASIIAAQFGEAGRDQVAALLYSGLILMILTLIVNILAEIIIQKFQNVE
- the pstS gene encoding phosphate ABC transporter substrate-binding protein PstS, with amino-acid sequence MPLQISKSKAFIAPLATLALGLAACGQQTTTPGTGTSPAAQQGPSANISGAGATFPAPLYQRWFTEYNRNVNQGVQVSYQSVGSGAGLEQYINGTVDFGASDAPIQGDRLASFKQKYNADPIQVPMAAGAVPLAYNLPEIEGQELRLPREAYCGIVTGQVTRWNDPSIAQANPDLNLPDRAITFAHRSDGSGTTFIFVNHVDTACPNWQAGVGTSVNWPTGVGAQGNEGVAAQIQQNEGTIGYIEYAYAKLNEIPTALLENASGEFVGPTPESASAVFDGEEIPEDFALLVPDSDNPAAFPIAGLTWILVYPTYEDANKWQAMRNVFEWSLTEGRPITEELGYIPMPDSIVQRIRQVFDERVQAG
- the pstB gene encoding phosphate ABC transporter ATP-binding protein PstB, with translation MNPNTVNTPNSRSTNTTQEAILRTENVSVTYGSFQALRGVTLDILKNQVTAFIGPSGCGKSTLLRCFNRLNDLIPGTKVGGKVTYQGADIYADKVDPVQVRRRIGMVFQKPNPFPKSIYDNIAFGAKINGYKKSEMDEIVERSLRQAGLWEEVKDKLKESGLSLSGGQQQRLCIARTVAIEPDVVLMDEPASALDPLSTRKVEELIQELKEHYTIIIVTHNMQQATRVADMTAFFNAEAEEGGKRFGYLVEYDRTEAIFNNPREEYTRQYVSGRFG
- the lspA gene encoding signal peptidase II, which translates into the protein MRVKNRLFWIIAVISLVVDQLTKFWVVQNFYLSETQPIINGVFHLTYVTNTGAAFSLLSGKVEWLRWLSLAVSLGLMALAWFGGAMLTLEQLGYGLILGGALGNGIDRFVAGSVVDFLDFRLIQFPIFNFADISINLGIICLLIATFAQPKNTTRTR
- the pstA gene encoding phosphate ABC transporter permease PstA, producing MATAEGKFSDSRRPQINLTRSARTPWRNSFDTFMTILTGAFTILILIPLVAIVWDVAREGIGQLGIQSFTELPPPPGLTEGGFGNAIIGTLITLGIGAAFSVPLGILAAVYLSEFGRGTKLAYVVKFATNVLAGVPAILAGLFAYTVVVLTTGTFSAFAGGVAISVVMVPIVLRATEEGLLLVPQEIRQAAVGIGATKFQTISRIVIPAALPSIATAVTLSLARAGGEAAPLLFTALNNNFWSTDVWAPIATLPVLIYFYAIIPFKAQQDLAWTAALVLLGIILTFSISSRLLTRQRFQ
- a CDS encoding biotin transporter BioY, producing the protein MHVKKIAAVPHRILWSLVGLLLTIGGTFIEAHFASAPWSWNQYGVQTTSLGVTYQIGAVLLVGCLGGKTAGALSQIAYVVLGLTWLPVFYQGGGMSYLSQPYFGYLLGFILGAWVCGFLAFQSSTKLESLAFSCLCGLLTIHLSGLVYLLLNYVVGSRLIQTTLLEAVLSYSVYPLPGHLVIACTVAVLSYCLRYVMLY